The proteins below come from a single Thermopolyspora flexuosa genomic window:
- a CDS encoding DNA-processing protein DprA, whose translation MVGSRRVSPSGRQVAEDLAIRLTERGLTVVSGLAAGVDTCAHRAAIRVGGRTVAVIGTGIRRHCPPENEGLQQAVAEHGAVFSQFWPDRGPDKTTFPVRNGTMSGYSPATITVEAGEWSRRCSTS comes from the coding sequence GTGGTCGGCTCCCGGCGGGTCTCGCCGTCGGGTCGACAGGTCGCCGAGGACCTGGCGATCCGGCTCACGGAACGCGGCCTGACGGTCGTGTCCGGTCTGGCCGCCGGTGTCGACACCTGCGCGCACCGGGCCGCGATCCGGGTCGGCGGCCGGACGGTGGCCGTGATCGGCACCGGGATCCGCAGACACTGTCCGCCGGAGAACGAGGGACTCCAGCAAGCCGTCGCGGAGCACGGGGCGGTCTTCTCCCAGTTCTGGCCCGACCGCGGCCCGGACAAGACGACCTTCCCCGTACGCAACGGCACGATGTCGGGCTACAGCCCGGCGACGATCACCGTTGAGGCGGGGGAATGGAGTCGTCGCTGCAGCACATCGTGA
- a CDS encoding RidA family protein, translated as MVRRWSPDGIPAPIAAYNHLAAVPEGHELVVFAGQVGTLSDGSLAGPDAEAQARQALANIEALLGTLGATPANLVKLFTLVAGREHLPGLRAALRDTLGRWFPDGDVPPNTLAVVAGLATPEIVVEIEAMAAVPRRHPTGE; from the coding sequence ATGGTTCGTCGCTGGAGTCCTGACGGCATACCCGCACCGATCGCGGCGTACAACCACCTGGCGGCCGTGCCAGAGGGTCATGAGCTGGTCGTCTTCGCCGGGCAGGTGGGCACGCTCAGCGACGGCAGCCTCGCCGGTCCCGACGCGGAGGCGCAGGCCAGGCAGGCCCTCGCCAACATCGAGGCGCTGCTCGGCACGCTCGGCGCCACCCCGGCCAACCTGGTCAAGCTGTTCACGCTGGTCGCCGGACGCGAGCACCTGCCCGGCCTGCGCGCCGCACTACGCGACACGCTCGGCAGGTGGTTCCCCGACGGCGACGTACCCCCGAACACGCTCGCCGTGGTCGCCGGGCTCGCGACCCCCGAGATCGTCGTCGAGATCGAGGCCATGGCCGCGGTCCCGCGCCGGCACCCGACGGGCGAGTAG
- a CDS encoding winged helix DNA-binding domain-containing protein codes for MTVLDARALNRATLARQLLLDRADLPVLDAVTHLCGLQAQEPQEPFVGLWSRLRAFDPATLSELLVGRRVVRTHLMRRTIHLVTADDALAWRARYDDMFRQRVMGTFRREADGVDLDKLAAEARAVLADGEPRTRGELVAALAEHRPTVSRQALMELLISAVPLAQAPPRGLWRTKAGVRHVLLSTWLGRDVDPPSADGVDRAGQAMVRRYLAAYGPAATADLRAWSGLAGLPDAVAAIRDELVAFRDERGRELLDLPDAPRPDPDTPAPVRFLPAFDNAILGYHDRSRIIDDAHRGLSVEGARFALVDGRVAATWTVEAGTVIVTPLRRLSPADRDALAEEGRALAAFLSDGESDRVRVDEPIG; via the coding sequence ATGACCGTGCTGGACGCCCGGGCGCTCAATCGCGCGACGCTCGCCCGGCAGCTGCTGCTCGACCGGGCCGACCTGCCGGTCCTCGACGCGGTCACGCACCTGTGCGGGCTGCAGGCGCAGGAGCCGCAGGAACCGTTCGTCGGGCTCTGGTCGCGGCTGCGCGCGTTCGACCCGGCGACGCTCTCGGAGCTGCTGGTCGGGCGGCGGGTGGTGCGGACCCACCTGATGCGGCGCACCATCCACCTCGTCACCGCCGACGACGCCCTCGCCTGGCGGGCCCGGTACGACGACATGTTCCGCCAACGGGTCATGGGGACCTTCCGCCGCGAGGCCGACGGCGTCGACCTGGACAAGCTGGCGGCGGAGGCCCGCGCGGTCCTCGCCGACGGGGAGCCCCGCACGAGGGGCGAGCTCGTCGCGGCGCTCGCCGAGCATCGGCCCACCGTGTCCCGGCAGGCGCTCATGGAGCTGCTGATCTCCGCGGTGCCGCTGGCCCAGGCGCCGCCGCGCGGGCTGTGGCGGACGAAGGCCGGGGTGCGCCACGTGCTGCTCTCGACCTGGCTGGGCCGCGACGTGGACCCGCCGTCCGCGGACGGCGTCGATCGCGCAGGCCAGGCGATGGTACGGCGCTACCTCGCCGCGTACGGCCCGGCCGCGACGGCCGATCTGCGCGCCTGGTCCGGGCTCGCCGGGCTGCCGGACGCGGTGGCGGCGATCCGGGACGAACTCGTCGCCTTCCGCGACGAGCGGGGCCGGGAGCTGCTCGACCTCCCCGACGCGCCCCGCCCCGATCCGGACACCCCGGCGCCGGTGCGGTTCCTGCCCGCGTTCGACAACGCGATCCTCGGCTACCACGACCGCAGCCGGATCATCGACGACGCCCACCGTGGCCTGTCGGTCGAGGGCGCCCGCTTCGCCCTGGTTGACGGCCGGGTCGCCGCGACCTGGACCGTCGAGGCCGGCACGGTGATCGTGACGCCGCTGCGCCGCCTCTCCCCGGCCGACCGGGACGCGCTCGCGGAGGAGGGCCGGGCGCTGGCGGCGTTCCTCTCCGACGGCGAAAGCGACCGGGTGCGGGTGGACGAGCCCATCGGCTGA
- a CDS encoding SigE family RNA polymerase sigma factor → MQAEILDLGPSRGAPEADDAISALYAEHALGLTRLALIMVGDRETAEDVVQEAFLGLHRRYHRLRHPDNALVYLRSAVLNASRSVLRRRRLPSFFARTYEPPVWSAESAAMLDAERRAVLAALHRLPRRQREALVLRYYAELSEEETARVMGVSRGTVKSTTHRALAALGRLLEERDR, encoded by the coding sequence ATGCAGGCGGAGATCCTCGACCTAGGCCCCTCGCGCGGCGCACCGGAGGCGGACGACGCGATCAGCGCGCTCTACGCCGAGCACGCGCTCGGCCTCACCCGGCTCGCCCTGATCATGGTCGGTGACCGGGAGACGGCCGAGGACGTGGTGCAGGAGGCGTTCCTCGGCCTCCACCGCCGCTACCACCGGTTACGCCACCCGGACAACGCCCTGGTCTACCTGCGCAGCGCCGTGCTCAACGCGTCGCGCAGCGTGCTGCGCCGTCGCCGGTTGCCCTCCTTCTTCGCCCGGACCTACGAGCCGCCGGTGTGGTCCGCCGAGTCGGCCGCGATGCTCGACGCGGAACGGCGGGCCGTGCTCGCCGCGCTGCACCGGCTGCCGCGCCGCCAGCGGGAGGCGCTCGTGCTGCGCTACTACGCCGAGCTGTCGGAGGAGGAGACCGCCCGGGTGATGGGCGTGAGCCGCGGGACCGTCAAGTCGACCACCCACCGGGCGCTCGCCGCGCTCGGCCGCCTGCTGGAGGAGCGGGACAGGTGA
- a CDS encoding OmpA family protein: MGGLMVVWRARPRWWLACGLALGLVGCSPGQAGDPEPSPTAATTTASAPVSSPASSPAATGSPAPEAAPALATLYGDGHDENIGHARIDVIGLERTTPTSVTARFRVTADRRPVRLGQFHSYDLAGQNAYDYIQAFSGFFLLDDARFAVYHPMKRDDVEVRARCLCSYSEVSATLEPGQSATLWAVYHVPPETTSVAVGFHGAGLTPPLPISPAGTGPKVDGEPDAAVIEAAYPNTTQLVTRTSGTTVSVAESGTRVEIALNTDVLFEFDKATLTGKAKEELRRAADRIGTEAKGTVKIVGHTDDVGTEAYNLRLSVRRAEAVRKALRSLVRNPGVSFTAEGKGETQPAVKGTSERARARNRRVEVIFEREVPAPSPRPTPSSAPSAEPAATDPGTPLATARGVRRLTGLNAELLELRRISRRGLIATFSLSHASGGEVRLAEGAIDRDAEEIGVITGFHTEFFWVALTGPDGTRYLPLTTPGDDPGSPRHCVCSVTTLKSLGPGRRVRLWVLMTAPPEEVTTVDVNLFGFTPMKGVRIAA; this comes from the coding sequence ATGGGGGGACTTATGGTCGTCTGGCGCGCCCGTCCACGATGGTGGCTTGCGTGCGGACTCGCGCTCGGGCTCGTCGGGTGCTCTCCCGGCCAGGCCGGTGACCCGGAGCCGTCCCCGACGGCCGCGACCACGACCGCATCCGCGCCCGTATCCTCGCCCGCGTCCTCGCCCGCCGCCACCGGCTCCCCGGCCCCGGAGGCGGCACCCGCCCTCGCCACCCTCTACGGCGACGGCCACGACGAGAACATCGGCCATGCGCGCATCGACGTCATCGGCCTGGAGCGCACCACGCCGACGAGCGTCACGGCCCGCTTCCGGGTCACCGCCGACCGGCGCCCGGTGCGGCTGGGGCAGTTTCACTCCTACGACCTCGCCGGTCAGAACGCCTACGACTACATCCAGGCGTTCTCCGGCTTCTTCCTCCTGGACGACGCGCGTTTCGCGGTCTACCACCCGATGAAACGCGACGACGTCGAGGTCCGCGCCCGCTGCCTGTGCAGCTACTCCGAGGTGTCCGCCACCCTCGAACCCGGGCAGTCCGCCACGCTGTGGGCCGTCTACCACGTGCCGCCCGAGACCACGTCCGTGGCGGTCGGCTTCCACGGCGCGGGCCTCACCCCACCGCTGCCGATCAGCCCGGCCGGCACCGGCCCCAAGGTGGACGGCGAGCCGGACGCCGCCGTGATCGAGGCCGCGTACCCGAACACGACCCAGCTGGTCACGCGCACCAGCGGCACCACCGTCTCCGTCGCGGAGAGCGGCACCCGCGTGGAGATCGCCCTCAACACCGACGTGCTGTTCGAGTTCGACAAGGCCACGCTCACCGGCAAGGCCAAGGAGGAGCTCCGGCGCGCCGCGGACCGCATCGGCACCGAGGCCAAGGGCACCGTGAAGATCGTCGGGCACACCGACGACGTGGGCACCGAGGCGTACAACCTCCGGCTGTCCGTCCGCCGCGCCGAGGCCGTGCGGAAGGCGCTCCGCTCGCTGGTGCGCAACCCCGGCGTCTCCTTCACCGCCGAGGGCAAGGGGGAGACCCAGCCCGCCGTCAAGGGCACCTCGGAGCGGGCCCGGGCGCGCAACCGCCGGGTCGAGGTGATCTTCGAACGCGAGGTGCCCGCGCCCTCCCCGCGGCCCACCCCGTCCTCGGCCCCCTCCGCCGAGCCCGCCGCCACCGACCCGGGGACGCCGCTCGCCACGGCCCGAGGGGTGCGCAGGCTCACCGGGCTCAACGCCGAGCTGCTCGAGCTGCGCAGGATCAGCCGGCGCGGCCTCATCGCCACGTTCTCCCTCAGCCACGCCTCCGGCGGCGAGGTGCGGCTGGCGGAAGGCGCGATCGACCGCGACGCCGAGGAGATCGGCGTGATCACCGGATTCCACACCGAGTTCTTCTGGGTCGCGCTCACCGGCCCGGACGGCACCCGCTACCTGCCGCTGACCACGCCGGGCGACGACCCCGGGTCTCCCCGCCACTGCGTCTGCTCGGTGACGACGCTGAAGAGCCTCGGGCCCGGCCGGCGTGTCCGGCTGTGGGTGCTGATGACGGCCCCGCCGGAGGAGGTCACGACCGTGGACGTCAACCTCTTCGGCTTCACCCCGATGAAGGGCGTGCGCATCGCGGCCTGA
- a CDS encoding ketopantoate reductase family protein: MRYVIIGAGAIGGTIGGRLFQGGHDVVLVARGEHARALRDEGLRLVTPQGTDTLRIPVVSEPGELRLTPDDVLMLCVKTQGTQAALDTWAYAPVEGGGTAAGRLPLVCAQNAVENERLALRRFARVYGMCVWLPSTHLEPGVVVAYGTPLSGMFHIGRYPHGLDETARRIAADLSGHAFAAYPDEKVMRWKYAKLLTNLLNAYDAVCGDPAGTEKIGALVRAEGAAVLDAAGIEYASVDEQRARRGDRVTAVDIPGAVANRSSSWQSLARGSGSIEADYLNGEISLLGRLHGVPTPANDVLHRLANEFARDRRPPGSLSLQDLMSAIDAAASPV, translated from the coding sequence ATGCGGTACGTCATCATCGGCGCGGGGGCCATCGGCGGCACGATCGGCGGCCGGCTGTTCCAGGGCGGCCACGACGTCGTGCTGGTCGCTCGGGGGGAGCACGCCCGCGCCCTCCGTGACGAGGGCCTGCGCCTCGTCACCCCTCAGGGCACGGACACGCTGCGGATTCCGGTGGTGAGCGAGCCCGGCGAGCTGCGGCTCACCCCCGACGACGTGCTCATGCTCTGCGTGAAGACCCAGGGCACCCAGGCCGCGCTGGACACCTGGGCGTACGCGCCCGTCGAGGGCGGCGGCACGGCCGCCGGGCGGCTGCCCCTCGTCTGTGCCCAGAACGCGGTGGAGAACGAGCGCCTCGCCCTGCGCCGCTTCGCCCGCGTGTACGGCATGTGCGTGTGGCTGCCCTCCACCCACCTGGAACCCGGGGTCGTCGTCGCGTACGGCACGCCGCTCTCCGGCATGTTCCACATCGGCCGCTACCCGCACGGCCTCGACGAGACCGCCCGGCGCATCGCCGCAGACCTGTCCGGGCACGCGTTCGCCGCGTACCCCGACGAGAAGGTGATGCGCTGGAAGTACGCCAAGCTGCTCACCAACCTGCTCAACGCCTACGACGCGGTCTGCGGCGACCCCGCCGGGACCGAGAAGATCGGCGCCCTCGTGCGTGCCGAGGGCGCCGCGGTGCTCGACGCGGCCGGTATCGAGTACGCCTCGGTGGACGAGCAGCGCGCCCGGCGCGGCGACCGGGTCACCGCCGTCGACATCCCCGGGGCCGTCGCCAACCGCAGCTCGTCCTGGCAGAGCCTGGCCAGGGGCAGCGGCTCCATCGAGGCCGACTACCTCAACGGCGAGATCTCCCTGCTCGGCCGCCTCCACGGCGTCCCCACCCCGGCCAACGACGTCCTCCACCGCCTCGCCAACGAGTTCGCCCGCGACCGCCGTCCCCCGGGCTCGCTCTCCCTGCAGGACCTCATGTCCGCCATCGACGCGGCGGCGTCCCCAGTCTGA
- a CDS encoding PSP1 domain-containing protein, translating into MIMAVSFTRYGRLYYLDPGPHRPKVGDKVLVPTGSGPEVAECVWPPQWVSEDIEGLPVCQGLAQEEHLVRDENNRRKRAEGRSVAKRLIKRHGLPMKVVGIDYLDADNVYTVYFSAPHRVDFRQLVRDLARNLRARVELRQIGPRDEARLQGGIGPCGRDLCCATFLKDFEPVSVRMAKDQDLPVNPLRIAGACGRLMCCLKYEHPLYQEFRASAPRVGTQVETPEGPGTVVGHNVPADQVVVRLNDGGRRCSCSRASVCAPRQAYEETYGGKADDR; encoded by the coding sequence ATGATCATGGCGGTGAGCTTCACCCGCTATGGGCGGCTCTATTACCTCGATCCCGGTCCGCACCGGCCAAAGGTGGGGGACAAGGTGCTCGTGCCCACCGGGTCGGGGCCCGAGGTGGCCGAGTGCGTGTGGCCGCCGCAGTGGGTCAGCGAGGACATCGAGGGCCTGCCGGTGTGCCAGGGCCTCGCCCAGGAGGAGCACCTCGTCCGCGACGAGAACAACCGGCGCAAGCGCGCCGAGGGGCGGAGCGTCGCCAAGCGCCTGATCAAACGGCACGGGCTGCCGATGAAGGTGGTCGGCATCGACTACCTCGACGCCGACAACGTCTACACCGTCTACTTCTCCGCGCCGCACCGCGTCGACTTCCGCCAGCTCGTCCGCGACCTCGCGCGCAACCTGCGCGCCCGCGTCGAGCTGCGGCAGATCGGCCCGCGCGACGAGGCCCGGCTGCAGGGCGGCATCGGCCCGTGCGGGCGCGACCTGTGCTGCGCGACCTTCCTCAAGGACTTCGAGCCGGTCTCGGTGCGCATGGCCAAGGACCAGGACCTGCCGGTCAACCCGCTGCGCATCGCCGGCGCGTGCGGGCGGCTGATGTGCTGCCTGAAGTACGAGCACCCGCTCTACCAGGAGTTCCGGGCCTCCGCGCCGCGCGTTGGCACCCAGGTGGAGACGCCGGAGGGCCCGGGCACCGTGGTGGGCCACAACGTGCCCGCCGACCAGGTCGTGGTGCGGCTCAACGACGGCGGCCGGCGCTGCTCCTGCTCGCGGGCGAGCGTGTGCGCGCCCCGCCAGGCGTACGAGGAGACCTACGGCGGGAAGGCGGACGACCGGTGA
- a CDS encoding GntR family transcriptional regulator: MIDWRPNAPKWEQIAEVIRARIADGTYPPDTAVPSEHALVREFGVARATARKVLVRLREAGVIYTVRGMGSFVTPPDKATDQRAEA, encoded by the coding sequence GTGATCGACTGGCGCCCCAACGCTCCGAAGTGGGAGCAGATAGCCGAGGTGATCCGAGCCAGGATCGCGGACGGGACCTACCCGCCCGATACGGCCGTACCGTCCGAGCACGCCCTCGTACGCGAGTTCGGCGTGGCCAGAGCCACGGCTCGCAAGGTGCTGGTGCGCTTGCGCGAAGCCGGCGTGATCTACACGGTGCGCGGGATGGGATCGTTCGTCACACCGCCGGACAAGGCAACCGACCAGCGCGCCGAGGCCTGA
- a CDS encoding alpha/beta hydrolase, giving the protein MRRRRIAALLAAAALAAGCGATGGEPAGGRGGGSASAAPGTGATAAPAGLQRYYGQKVSWSDCGQGFQCARVAVPLDYDDPDGEQIKISVVRLPATGDRIGSLLVNPGGPGGSGIEYARSAEYIVSKEIRARFDIVGFDPRGVGESSPVRCLSGSELDRHVGLDATPDEESEVSALERSARAFAEGCQAKSGKLLPHVGTVNAARDMDVLRAVLGDEGLTYLGKSYGTLLGAVYAHLFPDKVRALVLDGAVNPSLDPLESSEAQARGFEVALEAFLKDCFEDASCPFDSRELDGALEEFSALMRRIDARPLRNRTDARPVTEAWAMLGVATPLYDRGSWPVLRQAIAQALAGDGTTLISTADLLIGRRPDGTYSNQTEANTAINCVDRVYPRDIDAYRRAAESTESPRFGAYIAWGSLPCAYWPVKGDDTGRRITAEGAPPIVVIGTTRDPATPYEWSQALSTQLRSGRLITYEGDGHTAYKTGSACVDRLVDRYLISRTAPADGVRCPERE; this is encoded by the coding sequence GTGAGGCGGCGGCGCATCGCGGCCCTGCTCGCCGCGGCGGCCCTCGCCGCCGGGTGCGGCGCGACCGGCGGCGAGCCCGCGGGCGGACGGGGCGGCGGGTCCGCGTCCGCGGCCCCCGGCACCGGCGCCACGGCGGCGCCTGCGGGCCTGCAGCGGTACTACGGCCAGAAGGTGTCCTGGTCGGACTGCGGGCAGGGCTTCCAGTGCGCCCGCGTCGCCGTACCGCTCGACTACGACGACCCGGACGGCGAGCAGATCAAGATCAGCGTGGTCCGGCTGCCCGCCACCGGGGACCGCATCGGCTCGCTCCTCGTCAACCCCGGCGGGCCCGGCGGATCCGGCATCGAGTACGCGCGCAGCGCCGAGTACATCGTGTCCAAGGAGATCCGGGCCCGGTTCGACATCGTCGGCTTCGACCCGCGCGGCGTCGGCGAGTCCTCGCCGGTGCGCTGCCTGTCCGGCTCCGAGCTCGACCGGCACGTCGGCCTCGACGCCACCCCCGACGAGGAGAGCGAGGTGAGCGCGCTCGAGCGCAGCGCCCGGGCGTTCGCCGAGGGCTGCCAGGCCAAGTCCGGCAAGCTGCTGCCGCACGTCGGCACCGTGAACGCCGCCCGCGACATGGACGTGCTGCGCGCGGTCCTCGGCGACGAGGGCCTCACCTACCTCGGCAAGTCGTACGGCACGCTCCTCGGCGCGGTGTACGCCCACCTGTTCCCGGACAAGGTGCGCGCCCTCGTGCTCGACGGCGCGGTGAACCCGTCCCTGGACCCGCTGGAGTCGAGCGAGGCCCAGGCGCGCGGCTTCGAGGTCGCGCTGGAGGCGTTCCTCAAGGACTGCTTCGAGGACGCCTCCTGCCCCTTCGACAGCCGCGAGCTCGACGGCGCCCTGGAGGAGTTCTCCGCGCTGATGCGCCGCATCGACGCCCGGCCGCTGCGCAACAGGACCGACGCCCGCCCGGTCACCGAGGCGTGGGCGATGCTCGGCGTCGCCACCCCGCTGTACGACCGCGGCTCCTGGCCGGTGCTGCGCCAAGCGATCGCCCAGGCGCTCGCGGGCGACGGCACCACCCTCATCTCCACCGCCGACCTGCTCATCGGCCGCCGCCCTGACGGCACGTACTCCAACCAGACCGAGGCGAACACCGCGATCAACTGCGTCGACCGGGTCTACCCGCGGGACATCGACGCCTACCGCCGCGCCGCCGAGTCGACCGAATCGCCGCGCTTCGGCGCGTACATCGCCTGGGGCTCGCTGCCGTGCGCCTACTGGCCGGTCAAGGGCGACGACACCGGCCGCCGCATCACCGCCGAGGGCGCGCCCCCCATCGTCGTCATCGGCACCACACGCGACCCCGCCACGCCGTACGAGTGGTCCCAGGCCCTGTCCACCCAGCTCAGGTCGGGCCGCCTCATCACCTACGAGGGCGACGGCCACACCGCGTACAAGACGGGCTCGGCCTGCGTCGACCGCCTCGTCGACCGCTACCTCATCTCGCGCACCGCGCCCGCCGACGGCGTCCGCTGCCCGGAGCGCGAGTGA